The Medicago truncatula cultivar Jemalong A17 chromosome 4, MtrunA17r5.0-ANR, whole genome shotgun sequence genome includes a region encoding these proteins:
- the LOC25493744 gene encoding CRAL-TRIO domain-containing protein C589.09, mitochondrial has protein sequence MALFRVKPTTTLPRLSSTISLRTKFVVRSCNLQFQSQPNDSQKLVLEVKERLEKDHYSLPVGRNGRDDEDMIQWFLKDRKFDVEEAVSKLTKAIRWRQDFEVSELTEEAIKDISQTEKAYVHDFLDINNRPVLVVEASKHFPKEQDPADDQRLCVFLIEKALSKLPTGEEQILAIFDLRGFGPENADFKFLAFLFNVFYNYYPNRLSQVLFVDAPAVFKPFWRLMKKLLKSHASQVKFCSAETLKKEYFTDETLPPNFRD, from the exons ATGGCGTTGTTTCGTGTCAAACCAACCACCACTCTTCCTCGTCTTTCTTCAACAATTTCCCTTCGAACCAAATTCGTAGTTCGGAGCTGCAACCTTCAGTTCCAAAGTCAACCCAATGACTCCCAAAAG TTAGTTCTGGAAGTCAAAGAGAGGCTTGAAAAAGATCATTATAGTCTTCCTGTTGGTAGAAATGGTAGGGATGACGAAGATATGATACAATGGTTTCTGAAAGATCGCAAGTTTGATGTTGAAGAAGCTGTTTCGAAGTTGACTAAAGCCATT AGATGGCGTCAAGATTTTGAGGTGTCTGAATTGACTGAAGAAGCCATCAAAGATATCTCTCAAACTGAAAAAGCATATGTACATGACTTTCTAGATATCAACAACAGACCTGTGCTTGTGGTGGAAGCATCAAAGCATTTTCCTAAA GAACAGGACCCTGCAGATGATCAAAGGCTGTGTGTTTTCTTGATTGAGAAGGCATTGAGTAAGCTTCCCACTGGGGAAGAGCAAATACTTGCAATATTTGATCTGAGAGGTTTTGGTCCAGAAAATGCTGATTTTAAATTCTTGGCATTCTTG TTTAATGTATTCTACAATTACTATCCCAATCGATTGTCTCAAGTATTATTCGTGGATGCTCCTGCTGTGTTTAAGCCATTTTGGAGGCTTATGAAGAAGTTGTTAAAATCACATGCTTCTCAG GTTAAATTTTGCTCTGCAGAAACTCTGAAGAAAGAATATTTTACAGATGAGActttgccaccaaacttcagaGATTGA